The following coding sequences lie in one Chelonia mydas isolate rCheMyd1 chromosome 6, rCheMyd1.pri.v2, whole genome shotgun sequence genomic window:
- the LOC102930083 gene encoding RING finger protein 112 isoform X1 translates to MGNANNKGPIPPPSLKPAPEGMVERLQEDVTCSICLDILEDPVSIVCGHNFCRGCLAAHWSGVSAWGYQCPECRAPCSRNRTTPDTRLKSLVEKIRDLPHEKTLTATGTASPEPGPRAQPGPGHPVQLVRLDEEGGLTLDKEALSRCLEQGGVGDAPVCLVSIIGEQRRGKSFLLNYLLRRLRSLDVKDGSWMGREEEPLEGFEWRVGARSITKGVWAWSQPFWVPSEGGQVAVLLVDTEGSMDIARDTETSVKLSALSMLLGSYQILNVSSQLKDPDLEYLEMFLHVAEEVGKEYGLESIQHLDLLVRDWSNSPVLGTDGGKEHLRDVRQMLAARSPWKHPKALEALSRSKTRCYLMPFPGKRIMTGSQGCLRDMDEDFRDSLRDYVTGLVASAGQHVWRDRHGALVTGSQLAAKIKMAITFHNQRVLDRASADHTVFLREKDGDSQNMFTCLKVRPSKMAELFAERRGQVLWRCRTDMWEPAPEKEAQLTELEAVLTREAETFLESYGKRFKKFAILAGVGAGVLVLGPVGGAAGAGIAAAAIAAEVAVAIGAGTGAVAGIVVGGGVGGGVGGNIAQKDRQRAKAAGGGREEEDGTEDLSDEKPLI, encoded by the exons ATgggaaatgcaaataataaagg GCCGATCCCACCCCCCTCCTTGAAGCCAGCTCCAGAGGGGATGGTGGAGCGACTCCAGGAGGACGTCACCTGCTCCATCTGCCTGGACATCTTGGAGGACCCCGTCTCCATCGTGTGTGGCCACAACTTCTGCCGGGGCTGCCTTGCAGCTCACTGGAGTGGGGTCTCGGCATGGGGGTACCAGTGCCCCGAGTGccgggctccctgctccaggaacCGGACGACCCCAGACACACGTCTGAAAAGCCTGGTGGAGAAAATCAGAGACCTGCCACATGAAAAGACGTTGACAGCAACAGGGACAGCGAGCCCTGAG ccggGGCCGAGGGCTCAGCCGGGGCCGGGGCACCCGGTGCAGCTGGTGCGTCTGGACGAGGAAGGGGGCCTGACCCTGGACAAGGAGGCCCTGAGCCGCtgcctggagcagggtggggtgggggacgccCCCGTCTGCCTGGTGTCCATCATCGGGGAGCAGCGCCGGGGCAAATCCTTCCTGCTGAACTACCTGCTGCGCCGGCTCCGGAGCCTG gatgtGAAGGATGGATCCTGGATGGGCCGGGAGGAGGAGCCCCTGGAGGGGTTCGAGTGGCGAGTTGGTGCCCGCAGCATCACCAAGGGGGTGTGGGCGTGGAGTCAGCCCTTCTGGGTCCCCTCCGAGGGGGGGCAG GTGGCCGTGCTGCTGGTTGACACCGAGGGCTCCATGGACATCGCCAGAGACACGGAGACCAGCGTGAAACTCTCCGCCCTCTCCATGCTGCTTGGCTCCTACCAG ATCCTGAATGTTTCCAGCCAGCTAAAGGACCCCGATCTAGAATATCTGGag atGTTTCTGCACGTGGCCGAAGAGGTGGGAAAGGAATACGGGCTGGAGTCCATTCAG CACCTAGACCTGCTGGTGCGGGATTGGAGCAACTCCCCGGTCCTTGGAACGGACGGTGGGAAGGAGCATCTGAGAGACGTCCGACAG ATGCTGGCGGCGAGGTCCCCTTGGAAACATCCCAAGGCCCTGGAAGCGCTGAGCAGAAGCAAAACCCGCTGTTACCTGATGCCCTTCCCTGGCAAGCGGATCATGACTGGAAGCCAGGGATGCCTTAGAG ACATGGATGAGGATTTCCGGGACAGCCTGAGGGACTACGTCACTGGCCTGGTGGCCTCAGCCGGTCAACACGTCTGGAGGGACCGGCACGGGGCGCTGGTGACTGGGTCACAGCTCGCTGCCAAGATAAAG ATGGCCATCACCTTCCACAACCAGAGAGTCCTGGACAGGGCCAGCGCAGACCACACTGTGTTTTTGAGGGAGAAG GACGGCGACTCCCAGAACATGTTCACCTGCCTGAAGGTGCGGCCGAGCAAGATGGCGGAGCTGTTCGCGGAGCGGCGCGGGCAGGTGCTCTGGCGGTGCCGGACGGACATGTGGGAGCCGGCGCCGGAGAAAGAGGCCCAGCTGACGGAGCTGGAGGCGGTGCTGACGCGGGAGGCCGAGACCTTCCTGGAGAGCTATGGGAAGCGCTTCAAGAAATTCGCCATTTTGGCGGGCGTGGGCGCGGGGGTGCTGGTCCTGGGACCGGTGGGCGGCGCTGCCGGTGCCGGGATCGCCGCCGCTGCCATCGCTGCCGAGGTGGCGGTGGCCATTGGGGCTGGGACGGGCGCCGTGGCCGGGATTGTCGTGGGCGGGGGCGTGGGTGGGGGAGTTGGTGGGAACATCGCCCAGAAGGATAGGCAGAGGGCCAAGGCTGCTGGCggcgggagggaggaggaggacggCACTGAGGATCTATCCGACGAGAAACCCCTGATCTGA
- the LOC102930083 gene encoding RING finger protein 112 isoform X2, with amino-acid sequence MGNANNKGPIPPPSLKPAPEGMVERLQEDVTCSICLDILEDPVSIVCGHNFCRGCLAAHWSGVSAWGYQCPECRAPCSRNRTTPDTRLKSLVEKIRDLPHEKTLTATGTASPEPGPRAQPGPGHPVQLVRLDEEGGLTLDKEALSRCLEQGGVGDAPVCLVSIIGEQRRGKSFLLNYLLRRLRSLDVKDGSWMGREEEPLEGFEWRVGARSITKGVWAWSQPFWVPSEGGQVAVLLVDTEGSMDIARDTETSVKLSALSMLLGSYQILNVSSQLKDPDLEYLEMFLHVAEEVGKEYGLESIQHLDLLVRDWSNSPVLGTDGGKEHLRDVRQMLAARSPWKHPKALEALSRSKTRCYLMPFPGKRIMTGSQGCLRDMDEDFRDSLRDYVTGLVASAGQHVWRDRHGALVTGSQLAAKIKTFSDLMKKHCFGFSSPPQMAITFHNQRVLDRASADHTVFLREKDGDSQNMFTCLKVRPSKMAELFAERRGQVLWRCRTDMWEPAPEKEAQLTELEAVLTREAETFLESYGKRFKKFAILAGVGAGVLVLGPVGGAAGAGIAAAAIAAEVAVAIGAGTGAVAGIVVGGGVGGGVGGNIAQKDRQRAKAAGGGREEEDGTEDLSDEKPLI; translated from the exons ATgggaaatgcaaataataaagg GCCGATCCCACCCCCCTCCTTGAAGCCAGCTCCAGAGGGGATGGTGGAGCGACTCCAGGAGGACGTCACCTGCTCCATCTGCCTGGACATCTTGGAGGACCCCGTCTCCATCGTGTGTGGCCACAACTTCTGCCGGGGCTGCCTTGCAGCTCACTGGAGTGGGGTCTCGGCATGGGGGTACCAGTGCCCCGAGTGccgggctccctgctccaggaacCGGACGACCCCAGACACACGTCTGAAAAGCCTGGTGGAGAAAATCAGAGACCTGCCACATGAAAAGACGTTGACAGCAACAGGGACAGCGAGCCCTGAG ccggGGCCGAGGGCTCAGCCGGGGCCGGGGCACCCGGTGCAGCTGGTGCGTCTGGACGAGGAAGGGGGCCTGACCCTGGACAAGGAGGCCCTGAGCCGCtgcctggagcagggtggggtgggggacgccCCCGTCTGCCTGGTGTCCATCATCGGGGAGCAGCGCCGGGGCAAATCCTTCCTGCTGAACTACCTGCTGCGCCGGCTCCGGAGCCTG gatgtGAAGGATGGATCCTGGATGGGCCGGGAGGAGGAGCCCCTGGAGGGGTTCGAGTGGCGAGTTGGTGCCCGCAGCATCACCAAGGGGGTGTGGGCGTGGAGTCAGCCCTTCTGGGTCCCCTCCGAGGGGGGGCAG GTGGCCGTGCTGCTGGTTGACACCGAGGGCTCCATGGACATCGCCAGAGACACGGAGACCAGCGTGAAACTCTCCGCCCTCTCCATGCTGCTTGGCTCCTACCAG ATCCTGAATGTTTCCAGCCAGCTAAAGGACCCCGATCTAGAATATCTGGag atGTTTCTGCACGTGGCCGAAGAGGTGGGAAAGGAATACGGGCTGGAGTCCATTCAG CACCTAGACCTGCTGGTGCGGGATTGGAGCAACTCCCCGGTCCTTGGAACGGACGGTGGGAAGGAGCATCTGAGAGACGTCCGACAG ATGCTGGCGGCGAGGTCCCCTTGGAAACATCCCAAGGCCCTGGAAGCGCTGAGCAGAAGCAAAACCCGCTGTTACCTGATGCCCTTCCCTGGCAAGCGGATCATGACTGGAAGCCAGGGATGCCTTAGAG ACATGGATGAGGATTTCCGGGACAGCCTGAGGGACTACGTCACTGGCCTGGTGGCCTCAGCCGGTCAACACGTCTGGAGGGACCGGCACGGGGCGCTGGTGACTGGGTCACAGCTCGCTGCCAAGATAAAG ACATTCTCTGATCTGATGAAGAAACATTGTTTcggcttctcctctccccctcag ATGGCCATCACCTTCCACAACCAGAGAGTCCTGGACAGGGCCAGCGCAGACCACACTGTGTTTTTGAGGGAGAAG GACGGCGACTCCCAGAACATGTTCACCTGCCTGAAGGTGCGGCCGAGCAAGATGGCGGAGCTGTTCGCGGAGCGGCGCGGGCAGGTGCTCTGGCGGTGCCGGACGGACATGTGGGAGCCGGCGCCGGAGAAAGAGGCCCAGCTGACGGAGCTGGAGGCGGTGCTGACGCGGGAGGCCGAGACCTTCCTGGAGAGCTATGGGAAGCGCTTCAAGAAATTCGCCATTTTGGCGGGCGTGGGCGCGGGGGTGCTGGTCCTGGGACCGGTGGGCGGCGCTGCCGGTGCCGGGATCGCCGCCGCTGCCATCGCTGCCGAGGTGGCGGTGGCCATTGGGGCTGGGACGGGCGCCGTGGCCGGGATTGTCGTGGGCGGGGGCGTGGGTGGGGGAGTTGGTGGGAACATCGCCCAGAAGGATAGGCAGAGGGCCAAGGCTGCTGGCggcgggagggaggaggaggacggCACTGAGGATCTATCCGACGAGAAACCCCTGATCTGA
- the LOC119566277 gene encoding RING finger protein 112: MKKRCFGFSSPAQMAITFHNQRVLDRASADHAVFLREKDGDSQNMFACLKVRPSKMAELFAEQRGQLLWRCRTDMREPAPEKEAQLTELEAVLTREAETFLESYGKRFKKFAILAGVGAGALALGPVGGAAGAGIAAAVIAAEAAGVLAVAEVVAIGVGAGAMAGMCVGGGVGGGVGGNIAQKDRQRAKAAGGRREEEDGTEDLSDEKPLI; encoded by the exons ATGAAGAAACGTTGTTTCGGCTTCTCCTCTCCCGCTCAG ATGGCCATCACCTTCCACAACCAGAGAGTCCTGGACAGGGCCAGCGCAGACCACGCTGTGTTTTTGAGGGAGAAG GATGGCGACTCCCAGAACATGTTCGCCTGCCTGAAGGTTCGGCCGAGCAAGATGGCGGAGCTGTTCGCCGAGCAGCGTGGGCAGTTGCTCTGGCGGTGCCGGACGGACATGCGGGAGCCGGCGCCGGAGAAAGAGGCCCAGCTGACGGAGCTGGAGGCGGTGCTGACGCGGGAGGCCGAGACCTTCCTGGAGAGCTACGGGAAGCGCTTCAAGAAATTTGCCATTTTGGCTGGCGTGGGCGCGGGGGCGCTGGCCCTGGGACCGGTGGGGGGCGCTGCCGGTGCCGGGATCGCCGCCGCTGTCATCGCTGCCGAGGCGGCTGGGGTGCTCGCCGTGGCCGAGGTGGTGGCCATTGGGGTTGGGGCGGGCGCCATGGCCGGGatgtgtgtgggcgggggtgtGGGCGGGGGAGTTGGTGGGAACATCGCCCAGAAGGATAGGCAGAGGGCCAAGGCTGCTGgcggcaggagggaggaggaggacggCACTGAGGATCTATCCGACGAGAAACCCCTGATCTGA